One region of Nitrospinaceae bacterium genomic DNA includes:
- a CDS encoding glutaconyl-CoA decarboxylase subunit beta — MDLSFEGAATQILNSTGFTAIVPGQVVMLVVACVLIYLAIWKKFEPLLLLPIGFGCLLANLPLSMMMSTDDGGLLNFFYQGVKYEILPPLIFLGVGALTDFGPLLANPSTLLLGAAAQIGVYTTLVGAVYLGFDLKEASAIGIIGGADGPTSIFIASKLAPHLLAPIAVAAYSYMSLVPLIQPPIMRWLTTEKERKIKMEQLKPISQTVKILFPVVTTIVICLMLPGVAPLLGMLMLGNLFRESGVTARLHETSETHLINIVTILLALAVGSSMTAESFLQLETIKIIVLGLLAFCMATAGGVLFGKIMCKATGGRVNPLIGSAGVSAVPMAARVSQKVGSEEDHTNFLLMHAMGPNVAGVIGSAVAAGVFLSLFGGIPGPEPHAAIEAITLPLSQP; from the coding sequence ATGGACCTCAGCTTCGAAGGGGCGGCAACCCAAATTCTGAATTCGACCGGGTTCACGGCCATCGTGCCTGGCCAGGTGGTGATGCTGGTCGTTGCCTGCGTATTGATCTACCTCGCCATCTGGAAAAAATTTGAACCTCTTCTGCTCCTGCCCATCGGCTTTGGATGCCTGCTGGCTAATCTGCCGCTCAGCATGATGATGAGCACCGATGACGGCGGCTTGCTCAATTTTTTCTATCAAGGGGTGAAATACGAAATCCTGCCGCCTCTGATTTTTCTTGGCGTCGGCGCACTCACGGACTTTGGCCCCCTGCTGGCCAACCCATCGACGTTATTGTTGGGAGCGGCGGCACAAATTGGAGTTTATACCACCCTGGTGGGAGCGGTGTATCTGGGGTTTGATCTGAAAGAAGCCAGCGCCATCGGTATCATCGGCGGTGCCGACGGACCCACATCCATTTTTATCGCCAGCAAACTCGCTCCTCATCTTTTAGCTCCCATTGCGGTCGCGGCCTATTCTTATATGTCTCTGGTTCCATTGATTCAACCCCCCATCATGCGATGGTTGACCACCGAGAAAGAGCGAAAGATCAAAATGGAACAGTTGAAGCCGATTTCTCAAACGGTTAAAATCCTGTTCCCCGTTGTGACCACCATTGTCATCTGTTTAATGTTGCCCGGTGTCGCCCCTCTTTTAGGGATGTTGATGCTTGGAAATCTGTTCCGGGAAAGCGGGGTCACCGCCAGACTGCACGAAACCTCGGAAACGCACCTGATTAACATTGTGACTATCCTGTTAGCGTTAGCGGTAGGGTCGTCTATGACCGCGGAATCCTTCCTGCAATTGGAAACCATCAAAATCATTGTTCTGGGCTTGCTGGCTTTTTGCATGGCCACTGCCGGGGGCGTGCTTTTCGGGAAAATCATGTGCAAGGCCACCGGCGGAAGGGTGAATCCTTTGATCGGTTCGGCCGGCGTTTCTGCGGTTCCGATGGCGGCGCGTGTTTCTCAAAAGGTAGGGTCCGAAGAAGACCACACCAATTTTCTGTTGATGCACGCGATGGGGCCCAATGTGGCGGGAGTCATTGGCAGTGCCGTGGCGGCGGGCGTCTTTCTTTCTCTGTTTGGCGGAATACCGGGGCCTGAACCCCATGCGGCGATCGAAGCGATCACTTTGCCACTGTCTCAACCCTAG
- a CDS encoding paraslipin, with translation MESIEITLAIAFIIFLTAWNGIKLVPQQNAWVIERLGRFNQTLTAGLHFIIPFVDKVAYRHSLKENAVDIPSQTAITRDNVTLIIDGILYLKITDPKQASYGARDPKYAVSQLAQTTMRSELGKMTLDKTFEERESLNTNIVQSINDASNAWGIQCLRYEIKDITPPDNVRHAMELQVAAERQKRAEILDSEGKRQSQINIAEGGKRDVVLQSEAAMTDQVNRAKGEAEAILAVARATAEGIELVASAIQKSGGEKAVALRLAEQYIDAFSNLAKETNTVLLPEKTGDIGSMVAQALAVFNKIQNQTSPGEIKNS, from the coding sequence ATGGAATCCATAGAAATCACACTTGCAATCGCTTTTATAATTTTCCTGACGGCCTGGAATGGCATTAAGCTGGTTCCTCAACAGAACGCCTGGGTTATAGAGCGCCTGGGTCGATTCAATCAAACATTGACTGCGGGTCTTCATTTCATAATCCCTTTCGTTGACAAAGTAGCTTACCGTCATTCTTTAAAAGAAAACGCCGTCGATATCCCCAGTCAAACGGCCATTACCAGAGACAATGTGACTTTGATTATTGACGGGATTCTGTATTTGAAAATTACTGACCCCAAGCAAGCTTCTTACGGGGCGCGTGATCCCAAATATGCTGTTAGTCAATTGGCGCAAACAACCATGCGATCTGAATTGGGCAAGATGACTTTAGACAAAACCTTCGAAGAAAGGGAATCCTTAAATACCAATATTGTCCAATCTATTAACGATGCGTCCAATGCATGGGGTATCCAATGTTTGCGTTATGAAATTAAGGATATCACTCCGCCTGATAATGTCAGGCACGCAATGGAACTTCAGGTGGCGGCAGAGAGACAGAAACGGGCGGAGATTCTAGATTCTGAAGGAAAGCGCCAATCGCAAATCAATATTGCGGAAGGCGGGAAAAGAGATGTGGTTTTGCAATCGGAAGCGGCCATGACGGATCAGGTCAATCGGGCCAAGGGAGAAGCTGAGGCCATATTGGCCGTGGCCAGAGCAACGGCTGAAGGTATCGAACTCGTCGCTTCCGCCATTCAAAAATCCGGCGGGGAAAAAGCCGTGGCACTTCGATTGGCTGAGCAGTATATCGACGCATTTTCAAACCTGGCCAAGGAAACGAACACTGTCTTACTGCCTGAAAAAACCGGCGATATAGGGTCTATGGTGGCCCAGGCCTTAGCTGTATTCAACAAAATTCAAAACCAGACCTCTCCCGGCGAAATTAAAAATTCCTAA